The window CAATTGTTTTTTCAAGGTATCGATTGGCAGAGGGTGTACCTCATGATTCCACCCATCAGGCTTCATGGTGACAACTGTTGTCAAAGCAGTCATGCCATAAACGCCAAGCTCCTGAAATGTTTTTAAGTCGGCTTGAATTCCAGCGCCTCCGCTTGTATCAGAACCGGCAAGAGTGATTACTTTTTTAATCGACATAAATACTGCCTCCTTTAACAGGTCATCCAGGGTGATTACTACTAGCAATCCCCGGGTCTTCACCTACGTATCTTTCTCATTTTACTCAGTTAAAACCCCCTTTGTAAAGAGAATGAGACTTGATGTCAACACACAGTTTATGACAGCTGTTCACTTAACATATAAAAATGAAAGTTTTATTGGTAGGCATTTCTGATTTGTTACGATATTGTGTCTAACACATGTAGACGTGATAAAAATTACTGCGGAAAATGTTCATCCCGATTACTCTATGTATACGGGGGGAAGGTTTGCAGAGCAGCAATTGTTGTAAGCGCTAGCATTTGAAGGTTGGATATTTAATTCTATCTTCACGTTATTAATCTTTAGCAGTCACAAAATGTACAAAACTTAGACACAAAAGCGCAACCAATCTGTCAAATTAAAACCACTTTTTCGGCTCTTTTTATTATAAGTTTTAATAGTCGATCTTGTACCAGCCTTGATTTGCAAGGGTTTTCAAAATAGACTCCCAATTTCCGGGAGGGTGATAAATATCACTGCTGTATTCGGCCGAGGTTTCTACAATGAAGATAGGTAAAATGGTGCCGGACGGAAAAGGAGGAAGGACAATGAACAGAAAAAGCTGTCCTGAGGAATATCCGATCAATCTTACAGTCAACGGTTATGAAATTGCCGTTTTTCAGCTTACGAAATCTGATTTAGAAGACTGGGTGTATGGCTATCTCTTCTCGGAAGGGATGATTGACATAGCGGATGATGTTGAGAAAGTGGAGTTTCACGAAGGTATGGCAACGCTCGAAGTTACATTGAATAATTCTTTTGATGGAGACAAGATGTTTTCAAAAAAGAAGCATTACACTGCTGGGTGCGGCCGTGGAGTAACCTTCTTCTCAATGACAGATGTAAAGGAATTTGGAAGAAATAATTCAACTAAGAACTACCCTTTAAGTTATTTATTGAAGAAACGTGCTGAATTTGCGCAAGCTTCGGAGCTCTACCTGGAAACAGGAGGCATGCATGGAGCATGCATCGTTGATGAAGCTGGCAATATGGAGATCCGGGAAGATATCGGGAGACACAATGCTGTCGACAAAATCATTGGCCATGCAATTCGCAATCGGCTTAATCCGGAAGATTTGATTCTCCTTACTACAGGGCGCGTGTCATATGAAATGCTATCCAAGGCAGCAAAGTTTGGCTTCGCCGTCATCGGCTCTAGGACAGCTGCAACAAAGCAGGCCATCCAGTTAGCCAAATATCTAAATATAGAAGTAGTAGGCTATTTAAGGGGGAAAATGGCTGTAATTTATACTACTGCAGGCAGGGTCCACAGTGACCTTCGAGAATCCGTTGTTGCTGCAGAATCGAATTGAAAGGGGGAATCGCGCAGGGGAAATCTTTGTCGGTGATACTGATTTTTCGGGGAATTAAGGGATGCTTTAGTTAATTAAGGGAAGGAGACAGAGAGATGGTTGAAATCAACCTGAATCGCCGGCAGTTCTTGAAATTGTCAGGCGCTACAGCAGCTACATTGGCCATCGTTGAGCTTGGGTTTGACGAAAAGAAAGCCCATGCACAATCGAAAGAGCTGAAGACAGCCAATGCAAAAGTAACACCAACCATTTGCTGCTATTGCGGCGTAGGGTGCGGAATCCTTGTCCACACAAAGGACAACACTGTTGTATACACAGAAGGGGATCCAGACAACCCAATCAACGAAGGAAAACTTTGTTCAAAGGGAACAACCCTGAGACAGCTTTATACCTCAGAAAAGCGTGTGTTGAAGCCGCGCTACCGCGCACCGGGCAGCGATACATGGGAAGAAAAAGATTGGGAATGGATGTATGAAACAATCACAAAGCGTGTGAAAGAAACCCGCGATGCTTCTTTTGTTGAAAAAGAAGATGGTATGACAGTTAATAAAACAGAGAGAATTGCAAGCGTAGGCGGTGCCGCGCTCGACAACGAAGAAGTTTATCTTCTGTCCAAATTGATGAGAGGGCTTGGCGTCGTATATCTCGAACACCAGGCACGAATATGACATAGTTCTACGGTTGCCGGTCTGGCACCTACATTTGGTCGTGGAGCAATGACTAACCATTGGAATGATCTGCAATATACTGATTGTGCGTTAATTATGGGGGCAAACCCTGCGGAGAACCATCCGATTTCGTTCAGGTGGCTGACAAAGGCAAGGGAAAATGGAGGAAAAATTGTCTCTGTCGACCCACGCTTTACAAGGTCTTCAGCATTGGCTGACGTCTATGCGCCGCTTCGCTCTGGAACCGACATCGCATTCCTGGCTGGGATGGTCAATTATGCAATGGAAAAAAACCTAATCCACAAAGAGTATGTTGCTAACTATACAAACGCTTCTTTCATTGTGAAAGATAGCTATGATTTTAACGATGGCCTATTCTCTGGCTATGATGAAACTAAAAGGTCCTATGATAAAACCCTTTGGGCTTTTGAAAAAGACAAAGATGACAACTTCGTCAAGGATTTGACACTTGAACATCCGCGTTCTGTCTATCAGTTGATGAAGAAACATTATTCCCGCTATACAGTCGACAAAATTGTTGAAGCCACAGGAACTCCTAAAGAAGATTTCCTAAAAGTCTGCGAAGCATTTTGTTCAACAGGGAAAGTTGGAAAATCTGGCGTCATCATGTACGCAATGGGCATCACCCAGCATACAGTTGGTTCCCAAAACGTGCGTGCAATGGCAATCTTGCAGCTTCTATTGGGTAACGTTGGTATTCCGGGAAGCGGCTTGGCTGCAATGCGCGGAGAATCAAACGTTCAGGGATCAACCGACTTTGGCCTCCTTTACGGGGATCTCCCAGGCTATGTTGGGACGCCAAAATCTTCTGTGCCTGAACACGCAACACTGGCGGGATACAACGAAAAAGAAACACCTAAAGCTGGCTACTGGAGCAATAAGCCTAAGTTCCTTGTCAGTATGCTGAAAGCCTGGTATGGCCCGAATGCAACGAAAAAGAACGAATTCTGCTATCAGTATCTGCCAAAAGGCAATAAAAACTATTCGCATATCAACCTGTTTAAAGCAATGTACGACAAACAGCTTGATGGAGCATTCCTGTTTGGAACCAACCCGGTTGTCGGCGGCCCGAATGCCGGAGAAGAGAAGAAAGCACTAGGCAACCTGAAATGGCTTGTCGCAGTTGACCTGTGGGAAACTGAATCCTCCGCGTTCTGGCAAAAGGAAACAGGAGCAAATCCTTACGATATCGCAACGGAAGTATTCCTGCTGCCTGCCTGTGCTTCATTTGAAAAAGAAGGATCTGTTTCGAACAGCTCCCGCTGGATGCAGTACCGCTGGAAAGCAATCGAGCCAAAAGGTGAATCGAAAGCAGACCTTGAAATCATTCATGAGTTCGCAACACGAATCAAGGCTCTTTACAAAAATGAAAACACACCAGCTGCAAAGCCAATCAATGCGCTTTATTGGAATTTTGGCGAAGGCCATCACCCTGATATTGACTTGGTATGCCGGGAAATCAATGGCTATGATGTGAAAACCGGAAAACAGATTGCCGGATTTGGCGACCTGCTTGATGATGGTTCCACTTGCAGCGGAAACTGGATTTACAGTGGATTTTATCCGGAAGAAGGCAACCGTGCCAAAAACCGTGATAACAAAACTGGAGGCAAACACTTCCTGAACTGGTCATACGCTTGGCCAATGAACCGCCGTATCCTGTACAACCGCGCATCTGCCGATTTGAACGGCAAGCCATGGAGTGAAGAAAAGGCAGTTATCCATTGGGATGCAGCCCAGAAGAAGTGGGTCGGGGACGATGTGCCAGACTTCAAGGCAGTTGTATCCCCATCAGAACCAGGCGGAAAAAATCCGTTCATTATGGTGGCAAATGGCCAGGTTGCGTCAATTTTTGCTTCAGCCATGAATGAAGGGCCGTTCCCAGAGCATTATGAGCCATTTGAAAGCCCAATCAAGAACCCATTCTCAAGCCAGGATTTGAACCCAGCAGTCCAGATTTTTGACGGCGACTTTAACAAAAAAGGTGACAAAGAGAAGTTTCCAATTGTCGCTACAACATACCGTGTCAGCGAACACTGGCAATCCGGTTCAATGACTAGGAACCAGGAATGGCTCTCTGAAATTGCTGCCCATATGTTTGTTGAAATCAGTGAGGAACTGGCAAAGGAAAAAGGCATCAAGGGCAAGGATAGAGTCATTGTAACGTCAGCGCGCGGTGAAATTGAAGCGTATGCGATGATTACGAAGCGCTTTAAACCATACACAATCCAAGGCAAAAAGGTCCACCAGATCGGCATGCCATGGAACTTTGGTTACAAAGGATACGCAACCGGGGATTCAGCTAACCGTTTAACGCCGCATATCGGTGATGCAAACACAACGATTCCTGAGTATAAAGCATTCCTTTGCGACGTAAGGAGGAAGGGCTAATGCCGGAATATGTAAAATATGTTGACGTCACCAAATGCGATGGCTGTAGGGCTTGCATGGTCGCCTGCAAAAACTGGAATGACCTTCCTACAGAGGATGTAACGTACCAAGGCAGCGTCCAGTCCCATCCTAAAGTAACGGCCGATACATGGAATGTGCTGGAGTATATCGAGCATGAAAATTCAAAAGGACATCTTGACTATCTGTTCCGCCATTCTGCATGTTTCCATTGTACAGATGCCGCATGTGAGAAGGTTTGTCCTGAAGATGCCATCTCCTATACAGAATTTGGAACAGTTGTTATCGATCATGAAAAGTGCGTAGGCTGCGGATATTGCGTCCAAAACTGCCCATTCGACGTGATTTCCCTAAAGAATTATATTGATAAAAACGGTGATGAGTACCGTAAGGCCAACAAATGTACAATGTGTACTGACCGTATCGAAGAAGGCATGCAGCCAGCATGTGTCACTGTCTGCCATACGGGCTCGATGGAGTTTGGCGACAAAAATGAAATGATCAAAAAGGCAGAAAAGCGCGTGACTGAAATCAAGGAACGCTATCCGAATGCAATGGTTTACAACCCACAGGGAGTTGGCGGTACTCATACAGTGTATGTACTTGCCGAGAAGCCGTCTGTATACGGATTGCCTGAAAATCCGAAGGTACCAACCTCCGCAGTACTTTGGAAAGACTATGCCCAGCCACTCGGCAAAATGGCGCTTGGTGCAACTACCATGGCCCTTGTTGGTGCATTTGTAACAAATAAGATTTTCAGTAAAAAAACTGAAGAAGCTGAGCATAAGAATGGTGGTGAAGGCCATGAGTAAACCGCAATTGAGGGATGTTAAAGTTCGCCGTTTCCCATTGGCATTTGTCTGGGCCCATGCGATCAATGGTATAGCCTTCTTTGCTCTATACATTACGGCTCTGCCTATGTATACCGAATTCTTTGACTGGCTCTATCCAGTTTTCGGAGGTCCTGAGGGCGCACGTTTGCTGCACAGAATTTTCGCTGTGGCTTTCATAGCGCCGACCTTTATCCTATTAATCTTCAGCCCGAAGTGGTTTATGCTCTGGATGAAGGAATTAATAACCTGGAAAAAGCGTGACATAGCGTTTTTTGGAAACTTCGTCAAAGAATTGTTTGGCTTAAAGTTTGATCATGTCAAACAAACATTCTTTAACGCAGGTGAAAAAATTAACTCGATTCTCCAGATCTTCTGTGCAATCCTGGTCATCGGTTCCGGCTTCACAATGTGGTTTCCAGAGTACTTCCCTAAAGCACTTATTCAATGGGGATACTTCCTTCATAATGTCGGCTTTGCGATTGGAATAGCGGTTATTGTCGGACACATTTATCTCAGTGTTATCCACAAGCACTCACGCCCAGGCTGGACTGGCGTAGTAACCGGAAAGGTTCCTGCATGGTGGGCTAAAGGCCACTACAGTGACTGGTATGATGAAGAAGTGGAAAAGGGCAACTTCCCCGACCTTGATAAGCTGGACAAGAAAAAACACAAAGGTGCATAATAAGAGTAAATACATGTATGCGCTTTTAATAGAAACAAAAAAGGGGAATGGCTGTCTGTAAAGGCAGCCATTCCTACTAAGAAAAGCGTAAGCGCCTGGATCAGCCCCGACCAGCAAAAGATAAGGACCCGCAGGATGGGCCTGCCCTCCGGAGGGGCACGGCTTAAGACCTCGAGGGGCTAGGCGCTCCTCGCAAAAGAAAAGCACTTTTGCTTCGTGCGATGCTTATGCTGCCGAAGCATTACTTGTGAAGCTGGACAATTCTATAACCCTAAAGAAGGCCTTGGCCCGATGCAGGACAATACATGAAAAGAGGTGCACAGGGTTGAAGACATCCGTGGTATCCAAAGAGTATTTGAATTTGCAAAAAGAGATTATCAGCCTTCAGGAAAGATGGAAAGAAAGCCTTGGGGAACAATCAGTCAATATAAAAGTAGATAAAGCATCGTTGGCGGCAGGGGTGCCAGTGGCATCTCAGGCAATTTTTGATTTTGATATACCACTATTTTTACAGTGGATAGAGGAATTAAGGACTCTGTTGGTGAAACATAATAATAGTATGGAAGAAAAGCTCGCTTTTCTAAGCAAGTTAATTGATGAAAACACTGCACAACGCTGGATTGATGAAGCGTTAGCATTTAATGATATGTATTTTTCCGATTTCGCAGAAGATCACGAAGTAGAAGGGTGGATTCCCCATTTCATAGCAGAGACCGTGCTTCGCCCATATTTACAGCTTGCAGCTGAGAAGGCACAGCCTAGTATCTCCTTTGGCGTCCATGGTGCCGGCTGTCCTCTATGCGGAGAGCCTGCCAGACTTGCGCAACTAGAAGGAGAAGGAAAGAAAGAGCTATATTGTCCGCGTTGTTTGGTCCACTGGCATGACAAAAGGATCACTTGCACCCACTGTGGGAATGACGAACATGACACAATTAAATTTATTTCTGTTGAAGGAGATTCAACATCCCAAATCCAGGCATGCGACAAATGCATGGGTTATATCAAGATTGTTGATACACGTCAATTCATTAAAAGGCCGTCCTCAGCCATTTTGGATTTGAACACCCTGCACCTTGATTTTATTGCCCAAGAAAACGGTTATCATACCGGAGGCGGTGCAGGACAGAATCAACAATAGTCATAGGTTGAAAGATTAGAAAAGAGGAGGGTGTTGGCATGAAGGCGACAGCCATCCTACTATCCGGCGGGAAATCAAGCAGGATGGGAACGAATAAAGCGTTATTGGAAATTGGCGGGAAACCTACTATTGAAAGAATTAAAGATGAACTCAGTGGCATTTTTGAAGAAATCATTCTAGTTACGAATGATTCAAAACAATATGGTTTCCTAAATGTGGTGACGGTTGGAGACGAATATCCTGGAATGGGGCCGTTGGCAGGTATTCATGCAGGTCTTAAAGCCTCGAGTTTTGACTCTAATTTAATAGTTGCGTGCGACATGCCATTTGTATCAGGGAAGCTAGCTGAAACCCTTATTATGCAAGTGGGAAATCATGATGCTATCATTCCGGTCTTTGGGGGAACACACCACCCCCTTTTCGCCGTGTACCAAAAGAGTATAATAAAAGAGATTGAGTCCTGTATTATTGGAGGAAATCTCCGGATTAAGGATCTTTTAAGAAAAATAGATACTTTTTATATTGATGAAGAAGAGTTGCAGAAGTATTCTGCAATTGCTTTGGATAAGATTTTTTTCAATATGAATCATCCTGAAGAGTATGAAGTTGCGAAACAAGCACTAAAAGATAAAAGCAGAATGTAAACTTTACCTGCCGAGAGAGAAAGGAAGCGGGGTATATGCAATTTTTCAAGGTCAAAACAGTAGAGGATACTTTTAGTTTGATTGACGAAAAAGTGGGGAGAACTGCTGTGGTTGAAAACCGCGGGCTGGAGGAAGCACTTGGCTATGTACTGGCAGAACCAGTGCAGGCGCGTGAAGATGTTCCAGGCTTTGATAGGTCTACTGTTGATGGTTATGCAGTCATAGCGGCCGATACATTTGGGTCCTCCGAGTCTATGCCCGGCTTCCTAACGCTCGTGGGTGAAGTGAAAATGGGCGAAACTGCTTCTGTACCGGTCGGTTTCGGTCAAGCTGTGTATGTGCCGACTGGGGGTATGATTCCCGCTGGAAGTGATAGCGTAATCATGATTGAGCATTGCGAAGAAATCAGCGGCCTTCTAAATATCTATAAGCAGGTGGCACCAGGAGAAAATATCATCCGCAGGGGTGAAGATATAAGGGATGGTGAACTGCTTCTTAAAGAGGGGATTCGACTGAGGCCGCAGGAAATTGGCGCCCTTGCTTCACTCGGAATAACGGATGTGCCAGTGTATCGCCGTATTCGGGCTGGCTATTTGTCTTCCGGGGATGAAATCGTTCCATTTGAAACAGCTGAATTGCAAATAGGCCAAATCCGCGATATCAATTATTTGACGATTGCAGGTCTTGCTCGTGACTGGGGAATTGACCTGGTCTATGGCGGGATTGTTCCTGATACGTTTGAAGAATTTCAACAAAGGGCGAAGCAGTTATTTAAACAGGTTGATTGCCTCATTCTATCAGGAGGCAGCTCGGTTGGGGCAAAAGACTATACAACCGATGTAATTCAATCCCTTGGAAGCCCAGGCGTGTTTGTTCATGGGATATCCATCAAGCCGGGCAAACCGACAATCCTTGCAATCGCTGGCGGGAAACCCGTGATTGGCCTTCCTGGCCATCCAGCATCCGCCATGATTATTTTTAACCTGTTCGGTGAAAGAATTTTGAAAAGGCTGCAGGGAGAAACAATCGTAAAAAGGCCTGACAGGATTTTTGCCAGAATCACAAAAAATATTCCTTCAAGTCCCGGCCGATCCGATTATATTCGGGTCAGTCTGTTTGAACAGAAAGGCGAATGGTGGGCTGAACCAATCATTGGCAAATCTGGTTTAATTACGACATTGGTGAAGAGCGATGGGATTGTAGAGATCACTTCAGAAAAAGAGGGCATCGCCCAGGGCGAATATGTCCCAGTGATGGCAACAAGGTAGGGGGAGCGGCACATGGAACAGAAGCGGTATAAACGGAAAATTTATCTCGAGGACAAGCCCAGGGCTGTAGCAAGGGAAGAATTACTTGCTGCCTTCGACCTGCTCCCGGAAACGGAATGGTTAAACGTTGAAGAGGCACTTGGAAGGATTACCGCTGAACCGATTTTTGCCGGCACATCGATGCCGCATTACCACGCTTCGGCTATGGATGGTATTGCAGTCCTTGCTGCTGATACATTTAGTGCGCATGAGCAGAACCCGTTAAGGCTCACCCTAGGGGATCAATTTGTTTATGTTGATACAGGAAATGCGATTCCTTCTCAGTATAACGCCGTTATTATGATAGAAAATGTGAATGTGATAGACGACCATACAGTAGAAATTATTGAACCAGCTACTCCTTGGCAGCATATCCGACCAATCGGTGAGGATATAGTTCAGGAGGAAATGATTTTTCCACAGGGACATAAAATGCGTCCCGCGGACCTGGGATCCCTGCTTGCAGCGAGGATAACAGCGTTTCAGGTAATAAAAAAGCCGGCTGTTGCCATTATTCCAACTGGCAATGAGCTCATTGACGTGAAAGACGAGCCTGCACCAGGCAAGATCATTGAATTCAACGGGATTGTTTTTTCGAACTTTGTGAAGGAGTGGGGCGGCGAGCCACATTTATTTCCAATCGTAAGGGATAATCCGGAAAATATAAAAGAAGCACTAGTAAAAGCAAGTGAAACAGCAGATATTGTCGTTATAAATGCAGGTTCTTCCGCAGGATCGAAGGATTACACAGTCCATGTAATTGGGGAAATTGGCAAGGTCTTTACTCATGGAGTTGCCGCTCGGCCAGGCAAGCCGGTTATCCTTGGGCAGATTAATGGCA is drawn from Bacillus sp. FJAT-18017 and contains these coding sequences:
- a CDS encoding formate dehydrogenase subunit gamma; amino-acid sequence: MSKPQLRDVKVRRFPLAFVWAHAINGIAFFALYITALPMYTEFFDWLYPVFGGPEGARLLHRIFAVAFIAPTFILLIFSPKWFMLWMKELITWKKRDIAFFGNFVKELFGLKFDHVKQTFFNAGEKINSILQIFCAILVIGSGFTMWFPEYFPKALIQWGYFLHNVGFAIGIAVIVGHIYLSVIHKHSRPGWTGVVTGKVPAWWAKGHYSDWYDEEVEKGNFPDLDKLDKKKHKGA
- a CDS encoding 4Fe-4S dicluster domain-containing protein; this translates as MPEYVKYVDVTKCDGCRACMVACKNWNDLPTEDVTYQGSVQSHPKVTADTWNVLEYIEHENSKGHLDYLFRHSACFHCTDAACEKVCPEDAISYTEFGTVVIDHEKCVGCGYCVQNCPFDVISLKNYIDKNGDEYRKANKCTMCTDRIEEGMQPACVTVCHTGSMEFGDKNEMIKKAEKRVTEIKERYPNAMVYNPQGVGGTHTVYVLAEKPSVYGLPENPKVPTSAVLWKDYAQPLGKMALGATTMALVGAFVTNKIFSKKTEEAEHKNGGEGHE
- a CDS encoding molybdopterin molybdotransferase MoeA, whose protein sequence is MQFFKVKTVEDTFSLIDEKVGRTAVVENRGLEEALGYVLAEPVQAREDVPGFDRSTVDGYAVIAADTFGSSESMPGFLTLVGEVKMGETASVPVGFGQAVYVPTGGMIPAGSDSVIMIEHCEEISGLLNIYKQVAPGENIIRRGEDIRDGELLLKEGIRLRPQEIGALASLGITDVPVYRRIRAGYLSSGDEIVPFETAELQIGQIRDINYLTIAGLARDWGIDLVYGGIVPDTFEEFQQRAKQLFKQVDCLILSGGSSVGAKDYTTDVIQSLGSPGVFVHGISIKPGKPTILAIAGGKPVIGLPGHPASAMIIFNLFGERILKRLQGETIVKRPDRIFARITKNIPSSPGRSDYIRVSLFEQKGEWWAEPIIGKSGLITTLVKSDGIVEITSEKEGIAQGEYVPVMATR
- a CDS encoding formate dehydrogenase accessory protein FdhE; protein product: MKTSVVSKEYLNLQKEIISLQERWKESLGEQSVNIKVDKASLAAGVPVASQAIFDFDIPLFLQWIEELRTLLVKHNNSMEEKLAFLSKLIDENTAQRWIDEALAFNDMYFSDFAEDHEVEGWIPHFIAETVLRPYLQLAAEKAQPSISFGVHGAGCPLCGEPARLAQLEGEGKKELYCPRCLVHWHDKRITCTHCGNDEHDTIKFISVEGDSTSQIQACDKCMGYIKIVDTRQFIKRPSSAILDLNTLHLDFIAQENGYHTGGGAGQNQQ
- the fdnG gene encoding formate dehydrogenase-N subunit alpha, producing the protein MNLNRRQFLKLSGATAATLAIVELGFDEKKAHAQSKELKTANAKVTPTICCYCGVGCGILVHTKDNTVVYTEGDPDNPINEGKLCSKGTTLRQLYTSEKRVLKPRYRAPGSDTWEEKDWEWMYETITKRVKETRDASFVEKEDGMTVNKTERIASVGGAALDNEEVYLLSKLMRGLGVVYLEHQARIUHSSTVAGLAPTFGRGAMTNHWNDLQYTDCALIMGANPAENHPISFRWLTKARENGGKIVSVDPRFTRSSALADVYAPLRSGTDIAFLAGMVNYAMEKNLIHKEYVANYTNASFIVKDSYDFNDGLFSGYDETKRSYDKTLWAFEKDKDDNFVKDLTLEHPRSVYQLMKKHYSRYTVDKIVEATGTPKEDFLKVCEAFCSTGKVGKSGVIMYAMGITQHTVGSQNVRAMAILQLLLGNVGIPGSGLAAMRGESNVQGSTDFGLLYGDLPGYVGTPKSSVPEHATLAGYNEKETPKAGYWSNKPKFLVSMLKAWYGPNATKKNEFCYQYLPKGNKNYSHINLFKAMYDKQLDGAFLFGTNPVVGGPNAGEEKKALGNLKWLVAVDLWETESSAFWQKETGANPYDIATEVFLLPACASFEKEGSVSNSSRWMQYRWKAIEPKGESKADLEIIHEFATRIKALYKNENTPAAKPINALYWNFGEGHHPDIDLVCREINGYDVKTGKQIAGFGDLLDDGSTCSGNWIYSGFYPEEGNRAKNRDNKTGGKHFLNWSYAWPMNRRILYNRASADLNGKPWSEEKAVIHWDAAQKKWVGDDVPDFKAVVSPSEPGGKNPFIMVANGQVASIFASAMNEGPFPEHYEPFESPIKNPFSSQDLNPAVQIFDGDFNKKGDKEKFPIVATTYRVSEHWQSGSMTRNQEWLSEIAAHMFVEISEELAKEKGIKGKDRVIVTSARGEIEAYAMITKRFKPYTIQGKKVHQIGMPWNFGYKGYATGDSANRLTPHIGDANTTIPEYKAFLCDVRRKG
- the mobA gene encoding molybdenum cofactor guanylyltransferase, with protein sequence MKATAILLSGGKSSRMGTNKALLEIGGKPTIERIKDELSGIFEEIILVTNDSKQYGFLNVVTVGDEYPGMGPLAGIHAGLKASSFDSNLIVACDMPFVSGKLAETLIMQVGNHDAIIPVFGGTHHPLFAVYQKSIIKEIESCIIGGNLRIKDLLRKIDTFYIDEEELQKYSAIALDKIFFNMNHPEEYEVAKQALKDKSRM
- the fdhD gene encoding formate dehydrogenase accessory sulfurtransferase FdhD encodes the protein MNRKSCPEEYPINLTVNGYEIAVFQLTKSDLEDWVYGYLFSEGMIDIADDVEKVEFHEGMATLEVTLNNSFDGDKMFSKKKHYTAGCGRGVTFFSMTDVKEFGRNNSTKNYPLSYLLKKRAEFAQASELYLETGGMHGACIVDEAGNMEIREDIGRHNAVDKIIGHAIRNRLNPEDLILLTTGRVSYEMLSKAAKFGFAVIGSRTAATKQAIQLAKYLNIEVVGYLRGKMAVIYTTAGRVHSDLRESVVAAESN